TTTGGTCAGCCGGAAATCAAACTTGGAACAATGCCCGGTGCAGGAGGAACCCAACGTTTAAGCAGAGCTATCGGAAAAGTCCGTGCCATGGAAATGGTATTAACCGGCACCTTCATTAACGCTCAGGAAGCTTACAAAGCAGGATTAGTAAATAAAGTTGTTCCTGTCGAATTATATTTACAAGAAACCATGAAACTTGCCAGAAAGGTAGCTGAAATGTCTCCTGTCGCTGTAAAACTTGCAAAAGAATCAGTGTTACAAGCCTTTAACAGCACTTTGGATGAAGGGTTGATGTTTGAACGAAAAAACTTTTACCTCACTTTTGCGAGCAAAGATCAAAAAGAAGGAATGAATGCTTTTATCGAAAAAAGAATTCCAAATTTCACCGGGGAATAATACATCAGGTTTTAAACGGTCCCTTAGATTTTAATTCAATTGCTACAAACAAAAAAGCCACTCTATTTTAGTGAGTGGCTTTTTGATGTAAACAAAATGAAAAAAGAAAACTTATTGCTTTATAATTAACCTTCCTGTTGAAACCCGATCGCTTCCTCTTACCAGAAAATAGAAGTACATACCTGCTTCCAAATCTGAAATATCAACCTCGGCAGCATTTGTTTGAATATCATTGACCAATTTTACCTGATTTCCGATGATATCAAAAATCTCCAAACGATAAGTTT
This is a stretch of genomic DNA from Sphingobacteriales bacterium. It encodes these proteins:
- a CDS encoding enoyl-CoA hydratase/isomerase family protein is translated as MDFIKVTPEYEPHIALIELNRPKELNALNLQLMGELKTALKELDNLPDVRAIVLTGNERVFAAGADIKQMAEKGAIDMFHIDQFSTWDQIKKTKKPIIAAVSGFALGGGCELVMLCDMVVASETAQFGQPEIKLGTMPGAGGTQRLSRAIGKVRAMEMVLTGTFINAQEAYKAGLVNKVVPVELYLQETMKLARKVAEMSPVAVKLAKESVLQAFNSTLDEGLMFERKNFYLTFASKDQKEGMNAFIEKRIPNFTGE